The DNA region ttattttgatgatgatttgtttttgttgaattcAAAGTTTGCTGCTTTACCATTGNatttaaaataatactatatgtttgatatataattatttaatttaattgattgtttatttttcagtgtatacagattaatgattgatttttctatttttttttaattttggaatacatatatagaaaagaaatttgctattaataaggaatttaagtagaattaattagtttctataaaaaaaattaattttgtcaaTTTACCGTATTTTACTTTTTGCTTTTAGTGCAATTTTGTAGagactaaaattttaaataagcaaaattaaaaggattgaacccaaaatatatttttaaaaaaatgtatatatagaagatgaGCTTGCTATTATGAAATCTGTAATGATAAGTTTATACctaaatgttatataaaaaaaaataacaaaaataataattaaaaacaaaatatgattaaaatgatataaagagagagtaaaaaaaatggAGCGATTTGCTTCttaggaaacaaagaaaaagtccgttatcatcttcatcgtcttcttcttcctcacaacAAATCTTGAAATCGAgatcgaaaaaaagaaaaagaaaaagtgatggagtcgaaaccaaaccctagacgTCCTTCAAACACTGTTCTTCCATATCAAACACCTCGATTGAGAGACCACTACCTCCTCGGCAAAAAGCTAGGCCAAGGCCAATTCGGAACAACCTACCTCTGCACGGAGAAATCAACCTCCGCTAATTACGCCTGCAAATCGATTCCCAAGCGGAAGCTCGTCTGCCGCGAGGATTACGAGGATGTGTGGCGCGAGATTCAGATCATGCATCATCTCTCCGAGCACCCCAATGTTGTTCGGATCAAGGGCACTTATGAGGATTCGGTTTTTGTTCATATCGTTATGGAGGTTTGTGAAGGCGGTGAGCTTTTCGATCGGATTGTTTCTAAAGGCCATTTTAGTGAGCGTGAGGCCGTGAAGCTTATTAAGACGATTCTTGGCGTTGTTGAGGCTTGTCATTCTCTTGGTGTTATGCATAGAGATCTCAAACCTGAGAATTTCTTGTTTGATAGCCCTAAAGAAGATGCTAAGCTTAAGGCTACAGATTTTGGTTTGTCTGTCTTCTACAAGCCAGGttcgtttttttctctttcatgtttgtttggtttctttcttgatAGAAACTGGTTTTCGTAtgtgtttattttgatgatgatttgtttttgttgaattcAAAGTTTGCTGCTTTAccattgtttctttgtttaggGGACCTTTGCTTTGTATAGAATTATTGACTCTCTGGAACTTTTATGTGTTCATTGAAATCAATCTGCATTTGTGTCTTGGCGTGATTCTTTGGAAACCCGATGTGTATGGCCAATGCTGCTGGTTCATTCCCtaattggtttttgtttagtCTTCAGGACAATGTCTATAAGATGTAGTTAGGGAACTTGCTTGGTATAGTTTTATTCTTCATTGAGGAGTCTCTGAATGTGTGGATTGGAATTTCCTGATAGAAGCaggtttgttgtgttttataTGAATTGAAAATCAACAAGGTAAgatttttggttgaatttacATTTTGCTGCTTGAGGATTGTTTCTTGGTTAGAGGGAACTTTGCTTTGTAAAGATGTTCTTCATTATGTCTCTGAAACTTCATGCATTGATTGGTATGGCCAAAGCCGATTCATTGTCTCATTGGTTTTTGTTTACTCTTCAGGACAATATTTATATGACGTAGTTGGAAGCCCTTACTATGTTGCGCCAGAGGTCCTAAAGAAATGTTATGGACCTGAAATAGATGTGTGGAGTGCCGGTGTTATCCTCTACATCTTACTCAGCGGTGTTCCTCCCTTCTGGGCAGGTTAGTCTACTAGAATGTACAGCCTTTTCTTCTtgcaagttttgatttttttctgaaCTTTGAACGATGCAGTCTTTTCTTTTGGGGCTTGCAGAAACCGAGTCTGGAATCTTCAGACAGATATTGCAAGGGAAGTTAGATTTCAAATCTGACCCGTGGCCTAGTATCTCCGAAGCTGCTAAAGATTTGATCTACAAAATGCTTGAAAGGAGCCCCAAGAAACGCATTTCTGCCCATGAAGCCTTGTGTATgtctatttttggtttttatttggaATCAACTGCTCTTAATTGTTTAANGGTATAGTTTTATTCTTCATTGAGGAGTCTCTGAATGTGTGGATTGGAATTTCCTGATAGAAGCaggtttgttgtgttttataTGAATTGAAAATCAACAAGGTAAgatttttggttgaatttacATTTTGCTGCTTGAGGATTGTTTCTTGGTTAGAGGGAACTTTGCTTTGTAAAGATGTTCTTCATTATGTCTCTGAAACTTCATGCATTGATTGGTATGGCCAAAGCCGATTCATTGTCtaattggtttttgtttactCTTCAGGACAATATTTATATGACGTAGTTGGAAGCCCTTACTATGTTGCGCCAGAGGTCCTAAAGAAATGTTATGGACCTGAAATAGATGTGTGGAGTGCCGGTGTTATCCTCTACATCTTACTCAGCGGTGTTCCTCCCTTCTGGGCAGGTTAGTCTACTAGAATGTACAGCCTTTTCTTCTtgcaagttttgatttttttctgaaCTTTGAACGATGCAGTCTTTTCTTTTGGGGCTTGCAGAAACCGAGTCTGGAATCTTCAGACAGATATTGCAAGGGAAGTTAGATTTCAAATCTGACCCGTGGCCTAGTATCTCCGAAGCTGCTAAAGATTTGATCTACAAAATGCTTGAAAGGAGCCCCAAGAAACGCATTTCTGCCCATGAAGCCTTGTGTATgtctatttttggtttttatttggaATCAACTGCtcttaattgtttaattttgtggtaAGTAGTGAGTAGTGAGTTTTCTCTGAATGTTATAGGTCACCCATGGATTGTCGATGAACAAGCAGCACCAGACAAGCCTCTTGATCCAGCAGTCTTGTCGCGACTAAAGCAGTTTTCTCAAATGAATAAGATTAAGAAAATGGCCTTACGGGTATAAATTTGTGTAATGTAGAATTCACCTTATCGTTATGTCCAATCCATTTGCTGTTTTCTCTGAACACAAGTGATATTTTCCAACAGGTAATTGCTGAGAGACTGTCAGAGGAAGAAATCGGAGGTCTGAAGGAATTATTCAAGATGATAGACACAGACAACAGTGGAACGATTACATTTGAAGAGCTTAAAGCGGGTTTGAAGAGAGTCGGATCTGAACTGATGGAATCAGAAATCAAGTCTCTTATGGACGCGGTAACACCAAAACCAActagtctctctttctcttttcaaaatttcgtttttgtttaaaCATCCTCTGTGTGTTGTGGTCACAGGCTGATATCGACAACAGCGGTACAATAGACTACGGAGAATTCCTAGCAGCAACATTACACATGAACAAGATGGAGAGAGAGGAGAATCTGGTGGCTGCGTTTTCTTACTTTGACAAAGACGGAAGCGGTTATATCACGATTGATGAGCTTCAGTCAGCTTGCACAGAGTTTGGTCTATGCAATACACCTCTGGATGACATGATCAAGGAAATTGATCTCGACAATGTaaccactcttcttcttctatttgttTCCCTTCTCCTTCAATATAACTGCATTATAACCGACTGAGCTTTTGAATTTGGTAGGACGGGAAGATCGATTTCTCGGAGTTTACGGCAATGATGAGGAAAGGAGATGGAGTTGGGAGAAGCAGAACCATGATGAAAAACTTGAACTTCAACATAGCTGATGCTTTTGGAGTCGATGGTCAAAAATCTGATGACTAACCCCATCATCGATCCtcagtttcaattttttcttatttctttcacatatattttgaaactaaaGACTATACAGAAAAAAGTTTCTGGTTTCTTTATTGCTTTCCTCCTTGTTATTCTTCTAGATGAGCAACTCTCTAAATTTTTGTCCAAGTAATGGATAATTTTGCTTCATATAAACTTTCTTCaattccaaagaaaagaaacagaaccgAATTAAATCCAGATTACATCAATTCAAAATcgaattttattataaatccaaattttgtGAAACCGAACTGAATAACCGGGTTAACCAAGAGTCAGAGTTAGTATCATTAAGTAAATTTTGGTCACAAACAAAACCGGAATTGGGATCTACTATATTACAAAATCGGATAACCCAAAACCTAAACCGACCTTAACCGACCTAAACCGAACTTAACCGAAATTGCAAGCCTGGAAAAGTGAACCAATTTGAAGACAACAGGGGTATATTGGTAGTTTGTAGAGTTGAGTGGATAGGATAACACTGCGGATTTATTCTCCGTCGAGCTTCAAAGTTCTGAGCTAAGAGCTCTGCGAAAACGATGGCGTCTTCTTCAGCCACGCTCTCTCTATGCTCAGCTTTCGCTTCTCACTGCAATGTCAACTCACGCCGTTCGAGCACTATCACTTGTTCTCTCTCTAAACCTTCGCTGAATTTGGCAAAAACTGTGTCTGGCTTTCTCGCTCCTTCCACTGCGTCGACGTCTCGAACCGCATCCCCCGTCGCTCCTAAATTCGCTGAATCAGTCGTCGAAGCTGAACCTGAGACTACCGNGTGCTTTTGAATTTGGTAGGACGGGAAGATCGATTTCTCGGAGTTTACGGCAATGATGAGGAAAGGAGATGGAGTTGGGAGAAGCAGAACCATGATGAAAAACTTGAACTTCAACATAGCTGATGCTTTTGGAGTCGATGGTCAAAAATCTGATGACTAACCCCATCATCGATCCtcagtttcaattttttcttatttctttcacatatattttgaaactaaaGACTATACAGAAAAAAGTTTCTGGTTTCTTTATTGCTTTCCTCCTTGTTATTCTTCTAGATGAGCAACTCTCTAAATTTTTGTCCAAGTAATGGATAATTTTGCTTCATATAAACTTTCTTCaattccaaagaaaagaaacagaaccgAATTAAATCCAGATTACATCAATTCAAAATcgaattttattataaatccaaattttgtGAAACCGAACTGAATAACCGGGTTAACCAAGAGTCAGAGTTAGTATCATTAAGTAAATTTTGGTCACAAACAAAACCGGAATTGGGATCTACTATATTACAAAATCGGATAACCCAAAACCTAAACCGACCTTAACCGACCTAAACCGAACTTAACCGAAATTGCAAGCCTGGAAAAGTGAACCAATTTGAAGACAACAGGGGTATATTGGTAGTTTGTAGAGTTGAGTGGATAGGATAACACTGCGGATTTATTCTCCGTCGAGCTTCAAAGTTCTGAGCTAAGAGCTCTGCGAAAACGATGGCGTCTTCTTCAGCCACGCTCTCTCTATGCTCAGCTTTCGCTTCTCACTGCAATGTCAACTCACGCCGTTCGAGCACTATCACTTGTTCTCTCTCTAAACCTTCGCTGAATTTGGCAAAAACTGTGTCTGGCTTTCTCGCTCCTTCCACTGCGTCGACGTCTCGAACCGCATCCCCCGTCGCTCCTAAATTCGCTGAATCAGTCGTCGAAGCTGAACCTGAGACTACCGATATCGAAGCTGTGGTCGTTTCCGATGTTTCGGAGGTTACTGAGGATAAACCTAAACGAGAAGAGATTTTCGCCGTTGTTATGGTTAGCTTCTAGAAATCTAATACAGAAGTTCAAATTCTCGATTTTGGAATTTCGCCAACTAgttttggttgattttgatgattttgcttTGAATctgttttagagattttataaattagaGACTGTGTTTTGTGGCCTAATGAATGATGAATCCTCCTTAGTGAGAGACTGAATAATGCAAGtagttttggttgttttttatGACTTCATTTTGGTTAATTTAGAGACTGTGTTCTTGTGGGATATCACTCTCAAGATTTAGAATTTACCtttgtttttatgaattttgCTTCTCTCCTTTGTTATATCTTATTGAATTTAGTGTTGTTCTCTTTGGTTGGATAGGTTGGTGGACGTCAATACATAGTGTTTCCAGGGAGATATCTTTACACTCAGAGGCTGAAAGATGCAAATGTCGATGATCAGGTAATATGCACattacttttagttttagtcaatgggtttttttctttgttaatttctGTGAAATGAAATGATTGTGTAACCATGGAAGATTGAGTAAACTGTGTGGCTAGTGTAGAAGttctatcttttcttttgtctatgTTATTAACATCTGTTAACCTGATCTATCTtgctcttttggtttcttttctgCAGATTGTTCTTAATAAAGTGTTGCTTGTTGGCACAAAGACACACACTTACATCGGCAAACCAGTTGTGACCAATGCCACTGTACATGCCGTAGTGGAAAATCAGGTAAATCAATAGAAATGCTTCCTTCAATTtctaattagtgttttttttttttccgactGTATTGTTGCCTCTAAACTGGAATAACTGGAATgtcttttgttgtttgcaggGTCTGGATGATAAGGTGGTTGTCTTCAAGTACAAGCCTAAGAAGAAGTACCGAAGAAATATTGGTCACCGGCAGGTACATTGTTAATAAATCTGCTGAAAGTCATCTTCTTTGAAAGTCGAACTATGTAGTGTTACAATCCGAAAAAGCTTCAGAGAACGACATTTACATTGTGATTTTCTGACTTGATTTTGCAGCCAAATACAAGGATTAGAATCACAGGGATCACAGGGTATGAAGAGTATCCAGCGGCGCCCAATGTTGCGGTTTAATACTATTGTGAAAGTATAGGATCTGTCTGCTTCTTGAATGTTAAAAAGttttctgatcttcttctctatGTAATTTTGTAAGAACCAGATTATTTCATTTCTGTTGAGATCCCTTTATGATCAACGTATACTGCTTTTTGCCATTCTTAGATCACAAATTCTAAGTTAGTGTAACGAAACATCAGCATCGCTCATCTATTCATCTAGAATATATTTTATGAGTTATGCGTCGATATGGAATCAACGTCTAACACATTTATCTCTGGTTTTCCACTTTAGCAACACCCCCTGTtcaaaaaaagtgtttttttttttttttgtagtcgcCCAAATGTGTTATTCAATTCGGAAACAGACTTGTTATCCGTCGTCCATCGATAATCTTTATCCGTCCACAAACACCTAATGTATTATAAACGTTCTCATTTTGGAATCGGCTGAAGTCATATTCCTCATCtttgttggttttcttcttattctaaaAGCAAACCTACTTTACCAGAGATAGAGTCGTTGTTTCCACCACTAAATGTTGGTGCATCCAATGCATTGATCCTGTAGCAGTTTGAGCTTGGCATTTAGATGGAAGTATAACTACAGGGTGATCATGAGGAGGAGATAATTGACGAATCCTAGGACAAGACATGACATGGTGCCCCGTTTGTCCGCAAGGACCACAACGATAACAAGTCACCTTTAGAATAAGCTGTCCCGTCAAATTTTTAGCAGTGTGTCCAAGGCTCCCCTAATTCATAAATGCATTCGCAGTTCATCCGCACACGGTCCAAAGTGGCAGTGACAACATCGAGAACAAGTCACCTTCTCACTTTTGTGGTAGATTATGTTATGGTCCGAGttcccacaatttttttttctgaaaaaagtTTAGTGCAACAAAACCAAAGGTaatgaaaacacacaaaaatttaGGTTTAGTCAATTTATacataactatatataattaggtagtaacccgtgctacaacaccgaaaatatttttttatttagtaaaagtgaatcaaaattttattattttaaatacttAAATTAAGTGTTTGTACAATATTGGTATTAAGTCTAAATATTGGATTTCAGTTGATTTTAGTTTGAATTATTGTGCGTAtataatctaaatatatttactttagaaGATGAAACACATCCCTCCCGTCCAATCCTGTACTGTCCCATTCCATATGTTCCCGTGTTTTGTATCCATCAAGTTTTtgtaatcttttaaataattactcgtTACACGATGTTTATTAATagagattagagaaaaaaaaaatttagacgcATACTCGAATTCCTCGTTAAATACTAGTTTtcctaaaattttcaaataattatgcTAAAGTAGAGATTTTACTCTATAAATATAGAGATGGTATGACAAAggaatatattaattttatatgagaTGCTATAGCACatgaaagaatatttttttccgTATTTCGTTTAGCTCGATACTCGAATTCCCCTTTgaatacttattttttatttagttagttgaaattatccaaaaaaatataattatcaaaaactatttaattgttttcaaaaatatccaaaaaatttaaagtgTTTGTTCCAAAGTAGCTGATTACATGTCGCATAatcaatcatttaaaaatatatatatatatatatatttgtataggCAATACAATACACAACGATCCAATAATCACTAAGATTCTTAATATCGTCTAACTACTATCTCGGGATACAACATGTTCCTGTATCGTATCCATATTTTTTATACTTGAAAGTTTGAATTCTCCGTTCTCGCTTGTTACTCATTCTTTC from Camelina sativa cultivar DH55 chromosome 3, Cs, whole genome shotgun sequence includes:
- the LOC104777480 gene encoding calcium-dependent protein kinase 11-like, producing MESKPNPRRPSNTVLPYQTPRLRDHYLLGKKLGQGQFGTTYLCTEKSTSANYACKSIPKRKLVCREDYEDVWREIQIMHHLSEHPNVVRIKGTYEDSVFVHIVMEVCEGGELFDRIVSKGHFSEREAVKLIKTILGVVEACHSLGVMHRDLKPENFLFDSPKEDAKLKATDFGLSVFYKPGQYLYDVVGSPYYVAPEVLKKCYGPEIDVWSAGVILYILLSGVPPFWAETESGIFRQILQGKLDFKSDPWPSISEAAKDLIYKMLERSPKKRISAHEALCHPWIVDEQAAPDKPLDPAVLSRLKQFSQMNKIKKMALRVIAERLSEEEIGGLKELFKMIDTDNSGTITFEELKAGLKRVGSELMESEIKSLMDAADIDNSGTIDYGEFLAATLHMNKMEREENLVAAFSYFDKDGSGYITIDELQSACTEFGLCNTPLDDMIKEIDLDNDGKIDFSEFTAMMRKGDGVGRSRTMMKNLNFNIADAFGVDGQKSDD
- the LOC104777481 gene encoding 50S ribosomal protein L21, chloroplastic — protein: MASSSATLSLCSAFASHCNVNSRRSSTITCSLSKPSLNLAKTVSGFLAPSTASTSRTASPVAPKFAESVVEAEPETTDIEAVVVSDVSEVTEDKPKREEIFAVVMVGGRQYIVFPGRYLYTQRLKDANVDDQIVLNKVLLVGTKTHTYIGKPVVTNATVHAVVENQGLDDKVVVFKYKPKKKYRRNIGHRQPNTRIRITGITGYEEYPAAPNVAV